One Streptosporangium becharense genomic window, TCGCGACGACAAGACCGTCCCGGCGCGTCCAGTCGAGCCGCTGAAGCTCGCGGATCGTGGTCGCACCCTCGCGTTTCTTGCAGAAGGCCGCGAAGTCGTGTTCACCCAGCAGGGCTGCCGCGGCGGCGTTCAACCTGTCGACGTCCAGGGGCCGGGAGTACCAGAGGACCTCGTGGCGGCGGAGCGGGTCGACCCCGCCCGGGGTGTCGCAGACGCGGTAGGCGTATCGCCTCGACAGCGCGGAGAAGCGCGCGTCGAAGCCCTCGGGGGACACACTGACCCGATGAACCCTGACATCGGAGGGCAGGACGCCGGCCAGCCTCCTGCACAGCGCGGCGAGCCGCTCGTCGAGCTCCGCCGCGGACCCGGGTTCGGGCAAGGGCTTCGCCGCGTCCGTCCGGCGGCGGTTGCGGCTCTGCACCGCCTCCAGCGCGTCGATCTCCAGGTCGAGATGGGCCACCTGTCCCCTGGCGTGCACCCCTGCGTCGGTCCGCCCGGCCACGGTCAGTGAGGGAGGCTCGGCGACCCGGAGAATCCTGCCGAGCGCCTCCTCGATCTCCCCTTGAACCGTCCGCCGTCCGGGCTGCCTTGCCCAGCCGGAGAAGTCGGTGCCGTCATAGGCCAGGTCCAGCCGCAGCCGTACCACGATGTTCCTCCCGAGAACGGGAACGGGCCCGGCGCCTCCCACCAGGGAGATGCCGGGCCCGTTCACTGAGCCTGAGGGATCAGGCGTTGTCCTTCTTGGCCTCGGACTCCTCGGCGGGAGCCTCGGCGGCCTTCGGCTCCTCGGCGCTCTCGGCCTCGGCGCTCTCAGCCTTGGCCTCCTCGGCCTCAGCCGGCTTGGCCTTGGGCTCCTCGGCCTGGGCCGCGGGCTGGGTCCGGCTGACGCTGACCGGGTTCAGCGGCTCGGAGACCAGCTCGATCACCGCCATGGGGGCGGCGTCGCCCTTGCGGAGACCGACCTTGGTGATCCGGGTGTAGCCACCGGGACGCTCGGCGAAGGTCGGGGCGATCGACTCGAACAGGTGGTGGACGACACCCTTGTCCTTGACGACCGTCAGCACCTGGCGACGGTTGTGGATGTCGCCCTTCTTCGCCTTGGTGATCAGCCTCTCCGCCAGCGGGCGCAGCCGCTTCGCCTTGGCCTCGGTGGTCGTGATCCGGCCGTGCTGGAACAGCTGGGTGGCGAGGTTCGCGAGGATCAGCCGCTCATGGGCCGGGCTGCCGCCGAGGCGGGCGCCCTTGGTGGGCCTGGGCATTACGTTCTCCTTGAGAGTCAACCCGCCCCGGCCGTATGAGGTACCGGGGTCGGGCCGGGGGCCGCGCGGCCCCCGTTATGGCAAAACTCAGTACTGCTCGGTCTCGGCGTATGCCGAGTCGTCGTCGTCGTAGCCGCCACCGGCCACCGCGCTCGGGTCGAACCCGGGCGGGGAGTCCTTGAGCGCCAGCTGCATCTCGTGCAGCTTCTGCTTGACCTCTTCGATGGACTTGGCACCGAAGTTCCGGATGTCGAGCAGGTCCTGCTCACTGCGGGCCACGAGCTCGCCCACGGTGTGGATGCCCTCACGCTTGAGGCAGTTGTAGGAGCGGACCGTCAGGTTCAGCTCCTCGATCGGCAGCGCCAGGTCGGCGGCCAGCGCGAGGTCACCCTGCGTCGGGCCGACCTCGATGCCCTCGGCCTCCAGGTTCAGCTCACGGGCGAGGCCGAACAGCTCGACGAGGGTCTTACCGGCCGAGGCCACCGCGTCACGCGGCTTCATGCCCGGCTTGGTCTCGACGTCCACGATCAGACGGTCGAAGTCGGTGCGCTGCTCGACACGGGTCGCCTCGACCTTGTAGGTGACCTTGAGCACCGGGGAGTAGATGGAGTCGATCGGGATACGGCCGATCTCCTGACCCGGCTGCTTGTTCTGCGCGGCCGAGACGTAACCGCGACCGCGCTCGACGGTCAGCTCCATCTCCAGCTTCGCCTTGCCGTTCAGCGTGGCGATGCGCAGCTCGGGGTTGTGCACCTCGACACCGGCCGGAGGCGCGATGTCGGCGGCTGTGACGTCACCGGGGCCCTGCTTGCGCAGGTACATCACCACGGGCTCGTCGTGCTCGGAGGAGACCACCAGCTCCTTGAGGTTCAGGATGATGTCGGTGACGTCTTCCTTGACACCCGGAACGGTGGTGAACTCGTGCAGGACACCCTCGATGCGGATGCTGGTCACGGCCGCGCCCGGGATGGACGACAGCAGCGTGCGGCGCAGCGAGTTGCCGATGGTGTAGCCGAAGCCCGGCTCCAGCGGCTCGATGATGAACTTGGACCGGGTCTCCCCGAGGCTCTCCTCGAGGAGGGACGGCCGCTGAGCGATCAGCATGTGCGTTCTCCCAACGCATGGCGGCGCCCGCTATATGACGCCGCTTGGCACAACAAGCATAGGTGCCGTGTGGCGGTCTGCCACACGGCACCTTCAAGAGCCGCTACTTGGAGTAGAGCTCGACGATCAGCTGCTCCTGGACCTGGGTGTCGATCTGCTGACGGACCGGGAGCTGGTGAACCAGGATGCGCATCGAGTCGGCGACGACGCCCAGCCACGCCGGGTACGTCTTGTCGCCGGCGGTGGCGCGGGCCACCTCGTACGGCAGGAGGTTGCGCGACTTCTCGCGGACCTCGACGATGTCGTGCTCACGCACGCGGTACGACGGGATGTCGACCTTCTTGCCGTTCACCAGGATGTGGCCGTGACGGACCTGCTGGCGGGCGGCGTCGCGGGACTCGGCGAAACCGGCGCGGTAGATCACGTTGTCGAGCCGGCTCTCCAGGATCTGGAGGAGGTTCTCACCGGTCTTACCGCTCTTGCGGTTGGCTTCCTCGTAGTAGTTGTGGAACTGCTTCTCGAGGACGCCGTAGATGCGGCGGGTCTTCTGCTTCTCCCGGAGCTGGAGCTGGTACTCCGACTCCTTCGGACGACCGCGGCCGTGCTCACCCGGGGGGTAAGGACGGATCTCGATGGGGCACTTCGCGGACTCGCACTTCTTGCCCTTGAGGAAGAGCTTCGTCTTCTCCCGTCGGCAGAGCTTGCAGTCCGCACCCGTGTAACGAGCCATTTTCTCTCTATCTCCTGGCGTCAGACGCGACGGCGCTTGGGCGGACGGCAGCCGTTGTGCGGCACGGGGGTCACGTCCTGGATGGACCCGACCTCAAGACCCGTCGCCTGCAGCGAGCGGATCGCGGTCTCACGGCCGGAGCCGGGGCCCTTGACGAAGACGTCGACCTTGCGCATGCCGTGCTCCATGGCGCGGCGGGCGGCGTTCTCGGCGGCCATCTGCGCGGCGAACGGGGTGGACTTACGGGAGCCCTTGAACCCGACGTGGCCGGCGCTGGCCCAGGAGATCACGTTCCCGTTCGGGTCGGTGATCGAGACGATCGTGTTGTTGAACGTGCTCTTGATGTGCGCGTGGCCGTGAGCGACGTTCTTCTTTTCCTTGCGGCGCACCTTCTTCGGGGCACCCTGGCGGCTCTTAGGAGGCATTGTTTGCCTTCACTCCTGAGGTCTTCGGTCCTGCGGCTGCGCGGACTACTTCTTACCGGGCTTCTTCTTGCCGGCCACGGTCTTCTTCTTGCCCTTACGGGTGCGCGCGTTGGTCTGCGTACGCTGACCGTGCACGGGAAGGCCACGGCGGTGCCGGATGCCCTGGTAGCACTGAATCTCGATCTTGCGACGGATGTCGGCCTGAACCTCGCGGCGGAGGTCACCCTCGATCTTGAAGTTGGCCTCGATGTAGTCACGCAGCGGGACGAGCTCTTCGTCGGTGAGCTGGTGGACCCGGAGGTCGCCGCTCACGCCGGTGGCCTTGAGGGTTTCGAGCGCGCGGGTGCGACCGATTCCGTAGATGTAGGTGAGAGCGATCTCCAGCCGCTTGTCGCGGGGGAGGTCGACGCCAACCAGGCGAGCCATGGTCGGGCATTCTCCTTCGTTGTGGCGGAGGTCCTACACCCCACTTCCCCTCCCCATGCCCGGGGCGAGGGCCCCGGCCTCCGACCGGGGGTCTCCCGCGTGGTACGGCTGATGCCGCCTGCGCGGGTGTGGAGCGTGATTACTTTGTGGTCCCTACATGGGTCGAGTCCGCCTCTTTCGAGCGGACTCTTGCGGGACTGCTGCTACGACTAGCCCTGACGCTGCTTGTGGCGCAGGTTGTCGCAGATCACCATGACTCGACCGTGCCGGCGGATCACCTTGCACTTGTCACAGATCTTCTTGACGCTCGGCTTGACCTTCATAGTCCTTGCTCGCCCCTCAGACGCTTACTTGTACCGGTAGACGATCCGCCCACGACCAAGGTCGTAGGGGCTCAGTTCGACGACAACCCTGTCGTCAGGGAGAATTCGGATGTAGTGCATCCGCATCCGCCCGCTGATGTGGGCCAGGACCTTATGGCCGTTGTCGAGCTGCACCCGGAACATCGCGTTCGGGA contains:
- a CDS encoding DNA-directed RNA polymerase subunit alpha; the protein is MLIAQRPSLLEESLGETRSKFIIEPLEPGFGYTIGNSLRRTLLSSIPGAAVTSIRIEGVLHEFTTVPGVKEDVTDIILNLKELVVSSEHDEPVVMYLRKQGPGDVTAADIAPPAGVEVHNPELRIATLNGKAKLEMELTVERGRGYVSAAQNKQPGQEIGRIPIDSIYSPVLKVTYKVEATRVEQRTDFDRLIVDVETKPGMKPRDAVASAGKTLVELFGLARELNLEAEGIEVGPTQGDLALAADLALPIEELNLTVRSYNCLKREGIHTVGELVARSEQDLLDIRNFGAKSIEEVKQKLHEMQLALKDSPPGFDPSAVAGGGYDDDDSAYAETEQY
- the truA gene encoding tRNA pseudouridine(38-40) synthase TruA, with amino-acid sequence MVRLRLDLAYDGTDFSGWARQPGRRTVQGEIEEALGRILRVAEPPSLTVAGRTDAGVHARGQVAHLDLEIDALEAVQSRNRRRTDAAKPLPEPGSAAELDERLAALCRRLAGVLPSDVRVHRVSVSPEGFDARFSALSRRYAYRVCDTPGGVDPLRRHEVLWYSRPLDVDRLNAAAAALLGEHDFAAFCKKREGATTIRELQRLDWTRRDGLVVATVVADAFCHSMVRALVGSLLPVGEGRLPVEWPGQVLSRAVRDTGVHVAPAHGLCLEEVRYPEATELARRAAATRRVRTLSS
- the rplQ gene encoding 50S ribosomal protein L17, with the translated sequence MPRPTKGARLGGSPAHERLILANLATQLFQHGRITTTEAKAKRLRPLAERLITKAKKGDIHNRRQVLTVVKDKGVVHHLFESIAPTFAERPGGYTRITKVGLRKGDAAPMAVIELVSEPLNPVSVSRTQPAAQAEEPKAKPAEAEEAKAESAEAESAEEPKAAEAPAEESEAKKDNA
- the rpsD gene encoding 30S ribosomal protein S4, with translation MARYTGADCKLCRREKTKLFLKGKKCESAKCPIEIRPYPPGEHGRGRPKESEYQLQLREKQKTRRIYGVLEKQFHNYYEEANRKSGKTGENLLQILESRLDNVIYRAGFAESRDAARQQVRHGHILVNGKKVDIPSYRVREHDIVEVREKSRNLLPYEVARATAGDKTYPAWLGVVADSMRILVHQLPVRQQIDTQVQEQLIVELYSK
- the infA gene encoding translation initiation factor IF-1; this encodes MAKKDGAIEIEGTVVESLPNAMFRVQLDNGHKVLAHISGRMRMHYIRILPDDRVVVELSPYDLGRGRIVYRYK
- the rpsK gene encoding 30S ribosomal protein S11 encodes the protein MPPKSRQGAPKKVRRKEKKNVAHGHAHIKSTFNNTIVSITDPNGNVISWASAGHVGFKGSRKSTPFAAQMAAENAARRAMEHGMRKVDVFVKGPGSGRETAIRSLQATGLEVGSIQDVTPVPHNGCRPPKRRRV
- the rpsM gene encoding 30S ribosomal protein S13; this encodes MARLVGVDLPRDKRLEIALTYIYGIGRTRALETLKATGVSGDLRVHQLTDEELVPLRDYIEANFKIEGDLRREVQADIRRKIEIQCYQGIRHRRGLPVHGQRTQTNARTRKGKKKTVAGKKKPGKK
- the rpmJ gene encoding 50S ribosomal protein L36 yields the protein MKVKPSVKKICDKCKVIRRHGRVMVICDNLRHKQRQG